Proteins encoded together in one Euwallacea similis isolate ESF13 chromosome 12, ESF131.1, whole genome shotgun sequence window:
- the LOC136412552 gene encoding uncharacterized protein, with protein MTTIRANILCLLVLILGVSLIKSEDSANDTDVVDLPTSKPEGHPTANEEVVPLLVSNTPNMDFPENFSPPSHGLNNLPPNIFQFFTQLFKPARFMEKTYGPHVIAIIGDKPYISMEIFNKFSPFKWLMHAFQGKIQNICGLLTSLPGDGAGNIPENIFPQFEEPQQRPTTVPNKPTIHASLPIRIYDIPVGHRHP; from the exons ATGACTACAATTCGAGCAaatattttgtgtttattaGTTCTG ATTTTAGGAGTATCTCTTATAAAGTCAGAGGATTCTGCCAATGACACAGATGTAGTCGATTTGCCTACGTCCAAACCTGAAGGTCATCCCACTGCAAATGAAGAAGTAGTACCACTGCTCGTGTCAAATACACCGAATATGGATTTTCCCGAGAATTTCTCACCCCCATCACACGGCCTCAATAATTTACCACCAAATATCTTCCAATTTTTTACTCAGCTTTTTAAACCTGCAAGATTTATGGAGAAAACTTATGGCCCTCACGTTATCGCCATAATAGGAGATAAACCCTACATTTCAATGGAGATATTTAATAAGTTTTCACCGTTTAAATGGCTTATGCATGCATTCCAG ggcaaaattcaaaatatatgcGGTCTTTTAACCTCTCTTCCGGGCGATGGGGCAGGAAACATTCCCGAAAATATTTTCCCCCAATTTGAAGAGCCACAACAGAGACCAACAACAg TACCAAATAAACCAACCATCCATGCATCTCTACCTATACGAATCTACGATATTCCTGTTGGTCACAGACACCCTTAA